A genomic window from Pyxidicoccus trucidator includes:
- a CDS encoding protein kinase domain-containing protein: MAEVSNSGECVACGRWHGAEASCSTLVRADEASAGTPRQRCTPPGEEADPLVGQRFGSFRLVRRLGRGGMGAVYLGEHVSIGSRVAVKVLHDHLAMYPELVRRFHAEARAVNVIGHENIVSIFDLNAAPPRPYLIMEYLDGAPLSAWVGTPLPAAAVVAVLAQVCDALHAAHARGIVHRDLKPDNIFLVRRGRGMPFVKVLDFGIAKLVDPQLPQTHAGIIVGTPEYMAPEQSVGRRLDGRADLYAVGVIAYQLVTGKLPFNDEGLAAQLVAHQTRPPPPPRSVHPGVSPAVERVILRTLAKAPEDRYPSAMALRAALQAAIAEDARPQGQDAGALAATPPGASTGGAGPNGAVAPSRPSGRAPSVPASTGSPSAAGSPSAPASEGSPSTPASVGSSSTPASVGSPSAVPARAATPVRPRTVELPVQVVLRPGEEPVRLTGSDLSRGGLFLRSEGSLPPLCARLPVVLELESGPLSVLCEVVRQVPPEQARVWGMPTGFGVQFVEATATLKAAVDQLLKGETPRGPNPSPRGDDADAVRVLEAWRQRSAGDHYAVLALPPDADMEAVRARTREAWSSLESLRQRPLSPSQRAQLDAVRVRVREAGDALGAPVQRALYDAGHGNHLGVARCLEAGLTAEQLASLRREFLARHPQAEGMARVHFLSGGGLERGGQLARALDHYERGLALDPLEPGLLQRYRVVRRALAARAAPAPGNDRARSP, from the coding sequence ATGGCCGAGGTGAGCAACAGCGGTGAGTGCGTGGCGTGCGGCCGGTGGCATGGGGCGGAAGCATCGTGCTCGACGCTGGTACGCGCCGACGAAGCAAGCGCGGGGACGCCTCGGCAGAGGTGCACCCCGCCAGGCGAGGAAGCGGACCCGCTGGTGGGCCAGCGGTTCGGCAGCTTCCGTCTGGTGCGCCGTCTCGGAAGGGGCGGCATGGGGGCGGTGTACCTGGGCGAGCACGTCTCGATTGGCAGCCGGGTGGCGGTGAAGGTGCTGCACGACCACCTGGCCATGTACCCGGAGCTGGTGCGGCGGTTCCACGCGGAGGCGCGGGCCGTCAACGTCATCGGCCACGAGAACATCGTCAGCATCTTCGACCTGAACGCCGCGCCGCCGCGCCCGTACCTCATCATGGAGTACCTGGACGGGGCCCCGCTGTCCGCGTGGGTGGGCACGCCGCTGCCGGCCGCGGCGGTGGTGGCCGTGCTGGCGCAGGTGTGTGACGCGCTCCACGCGGCGCACGCGCGAGGCATCGTCCACCGCGACCTCAAGCCGGACAACATCTTCCTGGTGCGACGCGGGCGGGGCATGCCCTTCGTGAAGGTGCTCGACTTCGGCATCGCCAAGCTGGTGGATCCGCAGCTGCCGCAGACGCATGCGGGCATCATCGTGGGCACGCCCGAGTACATGGCGCCGGAGCAGTCCGTGGGCCGGCGCCTGGACGGGCGCGCGGACCTGTACGCGGTGGGCGTCATCGCCTACCAGCTCGTCACCGGGAAGCTGCCCTTCAACGACGAGGGACTGGCCGCGCAGCTCGTGGCCCACCAGACGCGGCCCCCGCCGCCACCGCGCTCGGTGCACCCGGGCGTGTCCCCGGCCGTGGAGCGCGTCATCCTGCGCACCCTGGCCAAGGCGCCCGAGGACCGCTACCCGTCCGCGATGGCGCTTCGTGCCGCCCTGCAGGCCGCCATCGCCGAGGATGCCCGGCCGCAGGGGCAGGACGCGGGCGCCCTCGCCGCGACACCGCCCGGTGCGTCCACGGGGGGCGCGGGCCCCAACGGGGCTGTTGCGCCGAGCCGCCCGTCCGGGAGGGCTCCCTCCGTGCCAGCTTCCACGGGAAGCCCGTCCGCCGCGGGCAGCCCGTCCGCCCCGGCTTCCGAGGGAAGCCCCTCCACGCCGGCCTCGGTGGGCAGTTCCTCCACGCCAGCCTCGGTGGGCAGCCCTTCCGCGGTTCCGGCCCGGGCCGCGACGCCGGTACGCCCGCGGACGGTGGAGCTGCCGGTGCAGGTGGTCCTGCGGCCGGGAGAGGAGCCCGTGCGGCTCACGGGTTCGGACCTGTCGCGCGGCGGCCTGTTCCTGCGCAGCGAGGGCTCGCTGCCGCCGCTGTGCGCGAGGCTGCCCGTGGTGCTGGAGCTGGAGTCCGGCCCCCTGTCGGTGCTCTGCGAGGTGGTGCGGCAGGTGCCTCCCGAGCAGGCCCGGGTCTGGGGCATGCCCACCGGCTTCGGCGTCCAGTTCGTGGAGGCCACCGCCACGCTGAAGGCCGCGGTGGATCAGCTCCTCAAGGGAGAGACTCCGCGCGGCCCGAACCCAAGCCCCCGGGGGGACGACGCGGACGCGGTCCGGGTGCTGGAGGCCTGGCGCCAGCGCTCGGCGGGGGACCACTACGCGGTGCTCGCGCTTCCTCCGGATGCCGACATGGAGGCGGTGCGGGCCCGGACGCGTGAGGCCTGGAGTTCCCTGGAGTCGCTGCGCCAGCGACCCCTGTCCCCGTCCCAGCGCGCCCAGCTCGACGCGGTGCGGGTCCGCGTCCGCGAGGCGGGCGACGCGCTCGGGGCGCCCGTCCAGCGGGCCCTGTACGACGCGGGGCACGGCAATCACCTGGGCGTGGCGCGCTGCCTGGAGGCCGGGCTCACGGCCGAGCAGCTCGCGTCGCTGCGGCGCGAGTTCCTCGCCCGTCACCCCCAGGCCGAGGGGATGGCCCGCGTGCACTTCCTGTCCGGAGGAGGCCTGGAGCGTGGCGGCCAGCTGGCGCGGGCCCTGGATCACTATGAGCGCGGGCTGGCGTTGGATCCGCTGGAGCCGGGGCTGCTTCAGCGCTACCGGGTGGTCCGCCGGGCGCTGGCGGCCCGGGCCGCGCCCGCACCGGGAAATGACAGGGCCCGGTCCCCCTGA
- a CDS encoding isopenicillin N synthase family dioxygenase, producing MSGTARRIPVVNLSHYRTGTPGERARFVRVFGDGLKEFGFVTVEGHGVDDGLIRRTYSDVERFFGLPESVKARYSEAERGGQRGYIGYGQEHAKNRKVGDLKEFWHVGRELPPGHRYHQVYGPNIWPEEVPTFREHTLSLFRALDGAAGVMLQALAEYFGLERDTFSGMATDGNSVLRLIHYPPLKERFIPGGVRAAEHEDINLITLLCEGTAGGLELLTRDGEWLPVDTLRGQIVVDSGDMLSRVTNTIIPATTHRVVNPRGTDEDTVRYSMPFFVHPYADCVLQPLPFTQTTDNPARHAPITADAFLKQRLREIGLLK from the coding sequence ATGTCTGGAACCGCACGCCGCATCCCCGTCGTCAACCTGTCCCACTACCGCACCGGCACACCGGGCGAGCGCGCCCGCTTCGTGCGGGTGTTCGGCGACGGCCTCAAGGAGTTCGGCTTCGTCACCGTCGAGGGCCACGGCGTCGATGACGGGCTCATCCGCCGCACCTACTCGGACGTGGAGCGCTTCTTCGGGCTCCCGGAGTCGGTGAAGGCCCGCTACTCGGAAGCGGAGCGCGGGGGGCAGCGCGGCTACATCGGCTACGGACAGGAGCACGCGAAGAACCGCAAGGTGGGCGACCTGAAGGAGTTCTGGCACGTGGGCCGCGAGCTGCCGCCCGGCCACCGCTACCACCAGGTCTACGGCCCCAACATCTGGCCGGAGGAGGTGCCCACCTTCCGTGAGCACACGCTGTCGCTCTTCCGTGCGCTGGATGGCGCGGCCGGGGTGATGCTCCAGGCGCTGGCCGAGTACTTCGGCCTCGAGCGCGACACCTTCAGCGGCATGGCCACGGACGGCAACTCGGTGCTGCGGCTCATCCACTACCCTCCGCTGAAGGAGCGCTTCATCCCGGGCGGCGTGCGCGCCGCCGAGCACGAGGACATCAACCTCATCACCCTCCTCTGCGAGGGCACCGCGGGCGGACTGGAACTGCTCACGCGCGACGGCGAGTGGCTGCCCGTGGACACGCTGCGCGGGCAGATTGTCGTGGACTCGGGCGACATGCTCAGCCGGGTGACGAACACCATCATCCCCGCCACCACGCACCGGGTGGTGAATCCGCGCGGCACGGACGAGGACACGGTGCGCTACTCCATGCCCTTCTTCGTGCACCCCTACGCGGACTGCGTGCTGCAGCCGCTGCC